One part of the Flavobacterium johnsoniae UW101 genome encodes these proteins:
- a CDS encoding NADPH-dependent FMN reductase, with protein MKIIAFGGSNSKQSINKRLAAYASSLFENAEVEVLDLNDFAMPVFSVDLEKEIGQHEVAQAFLNKLKKADILVVSMAENNGNYSVAFKNVFDWSSRIEKDVFQHKPMLLLATSPGGRGGASVLGIAQTLFPRYGAEIKGSFSLPVFGSNFDLQENKISNVELDNELKNIIKSNF; from the coding sequence ATGAAAATAATTGCCTTTGGAGGAAGTAACAGTAAGCAGTCAATCAACAAACGTTTAGCGGCTTACGCGTCAAGTTTATTTGAAAATGCAGAAGTTGAGGTTTTAGATCTTAATGATTTTGCAATGCCTGTATTCAGCGTAGATCTTGAAAAAGAAATAGGTCAGCATGAAGTGGCGCAGGCATTCCTGAATAAACTTAAAAAAGCTGATATTCTGGTTGTTTCAATGGCAGAAAATAACGGAAATTATTCTGTTGCTTTCAAGAATGTTTTCGATTGGAGTTCAAGAATTGAAAAAGATGTTTTTCAGCATAAACCAATGTTATTATTAGCAACTTCTCCAGGCGGCAGAGGAGGAGCATCTGTCTTGGGAATTGCCCAAACTCTTTTTCCTCGTTATGGGGCAGAAATTAAAGGAAGTTTCTCATTACCAGTATTTGGCTCGAATTTTGATTTACAGGAAAATAAAATTTCTAACGTTGAGTTAGATAATGAACTGAAAAACATTATTAAATCAAATTTTTAA
- a CDS encoding transglutaminase domain-containing protein, with protein MPQKKFALIFLLLNSIFINFTFSQKISEVDKIVAKYPKSFDSTEKLAERIEKDFDSDAERARAIYGWIAFNIRYDYNAYLNPTRVQGFSYSTEAEKQRKIKQLNDNLIQKAFKSKKAVCEGFTALYQHLASLMGIKCEIIRGDSKISVRDIGRKTTSFNHAWNMVLIDKKWRLIDVTWGQGYYDSSKGRMVNDFNPVYFDTDPDYFFAKHFPDSGTYLGERLSKDDFLNGPLIYNTTIEKDYKIKSPDSGIIEARNGDKITVEIKNLSKSNQVFYLNKKNQPVKVQNPKEKRGGLEFQITIDNNIGDYITVFADTNSVVSFKVVSK; from the coding sequence ATGCCACAAAAAAAATTTGCCCTTATTTTCCTTTTATTAAATAGCATTTTTATCAATTTTACGTTTTCTCAAAAGATTAGCGAAGTCGATAAAATAGTTGCAAAATATCCTAAAAGTTTTGACAGCACCGAAAAGTTAGCAGAAAGAATCGAAAAAGATTTTGATTCAGATGCTGAGCGTGCACGCGCTATTTACGGCTGGATTGCCTTTAATATAAGATACGATTATAATGCGTATTTGAATCCGACGAGAGTGCAGGGATTTAGTTATTCTACAGAAGCAGAAAAACAGCGTAAAATCAAACAATTAAATGATAACCTCATTCAGAAAGCTTTCAAATCAAAGAAAGCAGTTTGTGAAGGTTTTACGGCTTTGTATCAGCATTTGGCTTCTCTAATGGGAATTAAATGCGAAATAATCCGCGGCGATTCTAAAATTTCAGTTAGAGATATCGGAAGAAAAACTACTTCATTCAATCATGCCTGGAATATGGTTTTGATTGATAAAAAATGGCGCTTGATTGATGTGACCTGGGGACAAGGCTATTATGACAGCAGCAAAGGCAGAATGGTAAACGATTTTAATCCCGTTTACTTTGACACAGATCCGGATTACTTTTTTGCCAAACATTTTCCGGATTCCGGAACTTATTTAGGAGAAAGATTAAGTAAAGACGATTTTCTAAACGGTCCATTGATTTACAATACCACAATCGAAAAAGATTATAAAATTAAATCACCGGACTCTGGTATAATTGAAGCCAGAAATGGAGATAAGATTACGGTAGAAATCAAAAATCTCTCAAAATCCAATCAGGTTTTTTATTTAAATAAAAAGAATCAGCCGGTTAAAGTTCAAAACCCGAAAGAAAAAAGAGGAGGGTTAGAATTTCAAATTACTATAGATAACAATATTGGAGATTATATCACTGTTTTTGCAGATACGAACAGTGTTGTTTCTTTTAAAGTAGTTTCAAAATAA
- the pncB gene encoding nicotinate phosphoribosyltransferase codes for MEATFLKSILDNDFYKFTMQHAVIKLFPKAKVRYGFINRGKHIFPEGFADLLRRSVDALSELRLTKEEKSYLAHYCPYLDPTYLDFLQGYSFDPSEVQISQEGSEISVTVEGYWYRTILWEVPLMALISELFYKSNHLIRLNDEAIKELTKEKIDNYNKLGVSILEFGTRRRHSYDVHDLVNETLRTYGGNSFIGTSNVHFAMVNNRRPLGTHAHEWFMFHAAQYGFQVANFISLENWTKVYGGDLGIALTDTYTTEIFFNQFDKKYSKLFDGVRHDSGDPIEFAQKVISHYTKMGIDPKSKVIVFSDSLNYDKVKKIVDFCQDKIKMSFGIGTNFTNDVGLPAMNMVIKLTDTKPDNIHWQGVVKLSDEKNKNTGTPEMIALAKEVLGIK; via the coding sequence ATGGAAGCGACTTTTCTGAAATCGATCTTAGATAATGATTTCTATAAATTTACGATGCAGCATGCTGTAATTAAACTTTTTCCAAAAGCAAAAGTTCGTTACGGATTTATAAATCGTGGTAAACATATCTTTCCTGAAGGATTTGCAGATTTACTTCGACGTTCAGTTGATGCATTGTCTGAACTTCGTTTAACAAAAGAAGAAAAAAGTTATTTAGCTCATTATTGTCCTTATCTCGACCCAACCTATTTAGATTTTCTGCAAGGATATAGTTTTGATCCATCTGAAGTTCAAATTAGTCAGGAAGGTTCAGAAATTTCAGTAACCGTAGAAGGTTATTGGTACAGAACTATTTTATGGGAAGTTCCTTTAATGGCTTTGATTTCGGAACTTTTTTATAAATCAAATCATTTAATTCGTTTAAATGATGAAGCCATAAAAGAGCTGACAAAAGAGAAAATTGATAATTATAATAAATTAGGAGTTTCGATTTTAGAATTTGGAACAAGAAGACGTCATTCTTACGATGTTCATGATTTAGTAAATGAAACTTTAAGAACCTACGGAGGAAACAGTTTTATTGGAACCAGCAACGTACACTTTGCAATGGTTAACAATAGAAGGCCTTTGGGAACTCACGCTCATGAATGGTTTATGTTTCATGCTGCTCAATATGGTTTTCAGGTAGCGAATTTTATAAGTCTCGAAAACTGGACAAAAGTCTACGGAGGTGATCTCGGAATTGCTTTAACAGATACTTATACTACAGAAATATTTTTCAACCAATTCGATAAAAAATATTCCAAACTTTTTGACGGCGTTCGACATGACAGCGGTGATCCAATTGAGTTTGCCCAAAAAGTAATTTCTCATTATACCAAAATGGGAATTGATCCAAAATCAAAAGTTATTGTTTTTTCAGATTCACTCAATTACGATAAAGTAAAAAAGATTGTTGATTTCTGTCAGGACAAAATAAAAATGTCATTTGGAATCGGGACAAATTTCACCAACGATGTTGGACTTCCAGCTATGAATATGGTTATAAAATTAACGGATACAAAACCTGATAATATACATTGGCAAGGTGTAGTTAAACTTTCTGACGAGAAAAATAAAAACACAGGAACGCCCGAAATGATTGCTTTGGCAAAAGAAGTACTGGGAATCAAATAG
- a CDS encoding DNA topoisomerase IV subunit B: MLEQNQYTEDNIRSLDWKEHIRMRPGMYIGKLGDGSSPDDGIYILLKEVLDNCIDEFVMGSGKTIEVTIKDKTVSVRDYGRGIPLGKVVDVVSKMNTGGKYDSKAFQKSVGLNGVGTKAVNALSTYFRVESVRDDKQKAAEFSGGNLVSEEDVIDTTKRKGTKVTFTPDETIFKNYKFRLEYVIKMVKNYCYLNNGLTIIFNGEKYYSENGLRDLLEETISEEDLEYPIIHLKEHDIEVALTHSKTQYSEEYHSFVNGQNTTQGGTHLAAYREAVVKTIREFYNKNFEASDVRKSIVSAISIKVMEPVFESQTKTKLGSTDMGSDDGTPAVSVRTFVNDFIKTKLDNYLHKNPTTADALLRKILQAERERKELSGIRKLATDRAKKANLHNKKLRDCRAHLPDTKNPRNLESTLFITEGDSASGSITKSRDVNTQAVFSLRGKPLNSYGMTKKIVYENEEFNLLQAALDIEDGLEKLRYNNIVIATDADVDGMHIRLLLITFFLQFFPELIKEGHLYILQTPLFRVRNKKETIYCYSDEERKDAIEKLKPKPEITRFKGLGEISPDEFKNFIGDTIRLDPVMMDKNTSIEQLLSFYMGKNTPDRQEFIIKNLKVEIDELEEA, from the coding sequence ATGCTAGAGCAAAATCAATATACCGAAGATAATATTCGTTCACTTGATTGGAAAGAACATATCCGTATGCGTCCGGGAATGTATATCGGAAAACTTGGAGACGGTTCTTCTCCAGATGATGGTATTTATATTCTATTAAAAGAGGTTTTAGATAACTGTATCGATGAGTTCGTAATGGGCTCTGGAAAAACTATTGAGGTAACGATAAAAGATAAAACGGTTTCGGTTCGTGATTACGGGCGTGGAATTCCGTTGGGGAAAGTGGTCGATGTAGTTTCGAAAATGAACACAGGAGGAAAGTACGATTCTAAAGCTTTCCAGAAATCAGTTGGTTTGAATGGTGTCGGAACAAAAGCGGTAAATGCGCTTTCTACCTATTTCCGTGTAGAATCGGTTCGTGATGATAAACAAAAAGCGGCGGAGTTTTCCGGCGGGAATTTAGTTTCAGAAGAAGATGTAATCGATACTACAAAACGTAAAGGAACAAAAGTAACTTTTACGCCAGACGAAACGATTTTCAAAAACTATAAATTCCGTTTAGAATACGTTATCAAAATGGTTAAAAACTATTGTTACTTAAACAATGGTTTGACAATTATTTTTAATGGAGAAAAATATTATTCAGAAAATGGACTTCGTGATTTATTAGAAGAAACAATCAGCGAAGAAGATTTAGAATACCCAATTATCCACTTAAAAGAGCATGATATCGAGGTTGCGCTTACACACAGTAAAACGCAGTACAGCGAAGAATATCACTCTTTTGTGAACGGTCAGAACACAACGCAGGGTGGAACGCACTTAGCGGCCTATCGAGAAGCCGTTGTAAAAACGATTCGTGAGTTTTACAATAAGAATTTCGAAGCATCAGATGTTCGTAAATCGATTGTAAGTGCGATTAGTATTAAAGTAATGGAACCGGTTTTTGAGTCTCAGACCAAAACAAAATTAGGTTCTACAGATATGGGTTCTGATGACGGAACACCAGCAGTTTCTGTTCGTACTTTCGTAAACGATTTTATCAAAACGAAACTGGATAATTACCTGCATAAAAATCCAACAACTGCAGATGCTTTATTGCGTAAAATTCTGCAGGCAGAACGTGAGCGCAAAGAATTATCAGGAATTAGAAAACTGGCAACAGATCGTGCTAAAAAAGCGAATCTTCATAATAAAAAATTAAGAGATTGCCGCGCGCATCTTCCTGATACCAAAAACCCAAGAAACTTAGAAAGCACGCTTTTTATTACCGAGGGAGATTCGGCTTCCGGATCGATTACAAAGTCGCGTGACGTGAATACACAAGCAGTTTTCAGTTTGCGTGGTAAACCTTTGAATTCATACGGAATGACGAAGAAAATCGTGTATGAAAACGAAGAATTCAATTTATTGCAGGCAGCACTTGATATCGAAGACGGATTAGAAAAATTACGTTACAACAATATCGTAATCGCAACCGATGCCGATGTCGACGGAATGCACATTCGCTTGCTTTTAATTACATTCTTTTTACAGTTTTTCCCTGAGTTAATAAAAGAAGGGCATTTGTATATTTTACAAACACCGCTTTTCAGGGTTCGAAACAAAAAAGAAACAATTTACTGTTATTCTGATGAAGAAAGAAAAGACGCTATCGAGAAACTAAAACCAAAACCGGAAATCACCCGATTTAAAGGTTTAGGAGAGATTTCGCCAGACGAGTTCAAGAACTTTATTGGAGACACTATCCGTCTTGATCCGGTTATGATGGATAAAAATACTTCTATCGAGCAGTTGTTATCGTTCTACATGGGTAAAAATACGCCAGATAGACAAGAGTTTATTATTAAGAACCTGAAGGTTGAGATTGATGAATTAGAAGAAGCTTAA